The Syntrophobotulus glycolicus DSM 8271 DNA window ACAATCTGGTTAAGACAATCACAGCTGCCGGTAAACAGTTCAATCTATACTTCGATGAAGGCGGGTTATTTACATCCAGAGTAAACCCTAACAATACGAGTGATGAATTCAAGTACAATGATGCCGGACAGGTCATTGAAAGCAAGACCAACAGCGTTGTTCCCAGCACGAATGGGAATACCACCACGACCAGTGTTTCTACCAAATGGTCCAGCCAGTACACTTATGACGCTGACGGCAGATTAACAAAGATCACCGATGGGGCTACAGGCAATTCAAGTGCTGTTTACACTTATAATAACGGAACGGAAAAGCTTAATCGATTAACAAAGGCCGTGCTGGCCAATGGCACTTACACCTTCGACTACTCCTATGATTCCAGGGGCAATATTCTAAACATGGATCTCTTAATCGGAGGAAGTGTCCAAGAACCAGACGTTCAGTTATAACGATGACAACCAGATCACCACATCGGGCTTCGTCTACGACAACAGCGGCAACCTGACGAGTGCTGTGGTCAAGGGAGTAACGTATAATTACGTCTACGATAAAGCCAACAGACTGATTGAAGTCAAAGACGGAAGCAATCAGACAATAGCAACTTACACTTACGATTCCCAGGGACAGAGACTGACCAAAACCACAGGCGGCAGCACGATCACTTACCACTATGGGAACGGCGGAGTTCTTTATGAAACCAAGAGCGGCGACGCCAACAATATCCTGCATGCCTTGTATATTAACTCACCACAAGGTAAACCGCTTGCTGTAAGCATGAACTATGATATTAGTAATCCTGGATCAAATATCTGGTACTATTATCATTACAATGCCCATGGGGATGTAGTGGCTGTAACGGACGGAAACGGCAATATATTCAGAGAGTATGCTTATGATCCGTACGGGAATATTATTAGTGCGAAGGATGGCGGCGGACAGACGGTAAATATTTCTACCGATACAGCTTTCGACCATGCTTACACTTACGCGGGTTACAGATACGACAGAGAAACTGGATTATATTACCTCAATGCTCGATACTACGAAGCAGGAATCGGCAGGTTTTTGACGAAGGACAATATTTATAATTTAAACCGTTATGCTTACTGCCTTGGAGATCCTGTAAATTACATTGACCCTAGTGGTGAAAATTCTATTACTTGGGATTCTTTTCGGGCAGGAGCCGGGGCGGCGGCATCAACAGGATTATCAATAACTGCAGGTATGATTAGTTGGGCTTTTGCTCTATCAATAGGTTTTATATTAGCAACTCCAACGTATACAGCCGATGAAAGTATATATATGACTCAGCCAACGTCTGGCGTGTCAAACGGTGATATTGAAGCTGGAGGTGACGGCGGAGGCGGAGGTGGTTCTACTCAACCTCCTAAAAAACCGAAAAAACCGACACATGGTCATCATGCCTACCCAATGGCATTAGGTGGTGCTGCAGCCCAAAAAGTTTATGAGATGCTTCCATCTGTTCATAGATATCTGCATGCGGCACTTTATCAATTTGAGAGAGGTTGGCTGGCACCTAAAAGAGGGTATACTGGTGAGATGATTCAAAGAATATATAGTGCAAAGGAAATTCAACAAGGGCTGATGAGGTTTTACAACAGTCATGAAGAGTTCAAAGTCCTCATTGACCCATTGATGAAAGCAATCGAATTTACAGGTAAGTAAATGTTAGAGGTGAATTACATTGAAGGAAAAAGTATGGGTTAATATACCGCTAAATTATCTGGAGGTACTAAGGGATTGGTCACAATTTTTCGCTTATGAATCTGAGGACGAAGAAAATGGCAAGCTAGTTGTTTATGAGTTTACTACGAATACAAAAGAATATTGTAATTTTGATCAGTTCTTAAAGGAAAACACGATTAAGCATTATATTTTCAGAAGAGTATATACTTTTACAAAGCGTGAAAAGGATAATGCCGAAATACTGTGGCTTTGGACAGATGATGACGCTAAAGAGTCTTATACTCCGGAGCTAATAAACCATGTATGTGATGCATGCGGAAAGAAAATACCGCACCTAGACAGGCATCTGCTTCATGTTGATTACAAAAAAATAAAAAAATATGATATTATGTCCACCTACCATGGGGATACAGAAACCATAGTATCAGAAAAAATAAAGCATTTATTTAATCAGGAGGGTATTACGGGCGTAGAATTTGAACCGATATATCAGATTGGCAAAGAAAATCAGGTGATTGAAGGATTTTATCATTTAATTCTCCGGGAAGGAATTGGAGATGTCGTAGAACCTTCTGAAATAATCAAAAAAGATTATTGTCCTGTATGCGGTTTTTATGATGACTTCAGATGTAAAACAACGCTTAACTTTAAGCGTAATACTTGGAAAGGGCTGGATATTTGCTATACAAAAAATTGGTTTGGCGGGCCTCCAAAATTTAAATCATTAATCATATCAAACAAATTATACAGGGTTTTGGAACAGAATAAGATTAAGCATGTATATTTTCAGCCGGCGTATTTAATCGATTAGTAAGCTCAGGCAAAGCCAAAAATTAGATTAATTCATTCTGCCATTGGTTTTTCGTTCGGCAGAAACAAATTCTAATCCATAATCAGCAGCCTCACACAGAATACGAAGTAAGCGTCAAGGGAAAGTAGCGTAAAGCGAACGAGAATCCGCAGCGTTAAGGCATGCCAACGGTTGACTTGCAGTAAGCCCAGAGGTTTTGGCATGTCAGCGAAGGAGAGACCGTTTCAGATTTTGTGTAAACCTTCATGATGATGTTAAGATAAGAGCATCACATGGAGGTTTTTGTTAATGGCAAAGAGGAGAATCACCCCCGAAAGAAGAGAACAGCGGAAAAAGTTACTGGAAATGCTGCAGGAAGCAGGGATCAACGACGTCTCAGGCGTACAGGACTTATTCAAAGAAATGGTCAGTACCGTCCTGGAAAACGGCCTGGAAGCAGAGATGGAAGACGAACTGGGTTACAGCAAATACGACTACCGGAATAAAGAAACAGACAACAGCCGCAATGGCTACAGCGAAAAAACCATCAAAACCAGCCTAGGAGATATGGATATTTCCGTTCCCCGTGACCGCAAAGGTCACTTCGAGCCGCAGATCATTAAAAAACAGCAGACCACACTCTCCGGAGACATCGAAGAGAAGATTCTGTCCATGTATGCCAAAGGCATGACCACAGGAGACATTGAATCCCATATTCGTGAAATTTACGGCATAGAAGTTTCAGACAGCACCATAAGCCGCGTCACCGACAAAATCCTGCCGGTAGTCAAAGAATGGCAAAGCCGCCCGTTGGAAAACATTTATGCCGTCGTTTTCATGGACGCAATTCATTTTCATGTACGCAGCGAAGGTCAAATTGTCAAGAAAGCAGTCTACATCGCCATTGGCATCCAAATGGATGGCA harbors:
- a CDS encoding RHS repeat-associated core domain-containing protein, with the translated sequence MSKNQTFSYNDDNQITTSGFVYDNSGNLTSAVVKGVTYNYVYDKANRLIEVKDGSNQTIATYTYDSQGQRLTKTTGGSTITYHYGNGGVLYETKSGDANNILHALYINSPQGKPLAVSMNYDISNPGSNIWYYYHYNAHGDVVAVTDGNGNIFREYAYDPYGNIISAKDGGGQTVNISTDTAFDHAYTYAGYRYDRETGLYYLNARYYEAGIGRFLTKDNIYNLNRYAYCLGDPVNYIDPSGENSITWDSFRAGAGAAASTGLSITAGMISWAFALSIGFILATPTYTADESIYMTQPTSGVSNGDIEAGGDGGGGGGSTQPPKKPKKPTHGHHAYPMALGGAAAQKVYEMLPSVHRYLHAALYQFERGWLAPKRGYTGEMIQRIYSAKEIQQGLMRFYNSHEEFKVLIDPLMKAIEFTGK